In Nocardia terpenica, the genomic window GCACGGTGCCCTGCTCGATATGCCGGTGATAGGTGATGTCGGTCAGATCCTCGAACCCGGCAACAGGTTCCCAGAGTTTCGCATTGAAGGTCACTGTGTCATCTTGCCGCTCCTTCGTCGCGGCGGGGTTTGCGGTCCCTGAGGCTCGTCGTTTCGGGGCCGCTGCTTGCTCCTTCGTCGCCTACGCAGCGACCCCGAAACGACGAGCCGACCGCAAACCCGTTCGGGCTGCGAGCGTTGTGGCACACGCCTGCGAGTGATTCCTACTCCCCGGTTTGATTTGACGCCGTAAGAACCCTCGCTACCGTGCAGGTATGAGTGAGCAGGTGGAACCCGTTATCGACCATGGCGCGGTCGACGAGGATCGCTACGACACGCACGGGGGTTTCCCGCGGGTCGTGGAGGCCGAGCCGGGGCCGCGGTTCGGGCCGTTCGTCGAGGCCATGCGCACGCTGCAGGATCTGGCGGTGGCGGTGGACTGCCCGGACGAGGTCTACGGGCAGGCGCTGACGCGGGCGCGGGAGCTGATCGACCTGCTCGAGCCGTATCGCGCGCCGGAACGGGTCGGCCCGGCCGGGCGGGCGCCGCGGCTGCCGGGCCGGGGCAGTCTGCTCATGCCGCCCTGGCAGACGGTGGCGGCGGGACCGGAGGGTGTGCGAATGCGCGGCGAGTTCCGGCGTTTTCATCTCGGCGGCAACGGGGCGGTGCACGGCGGTGTGCTGCCGCTGCTGTTCGACGATCTGTTCGGCTCGCTCGTGCACTATGCCGGACGTCCGATCAGCCGCACCGCGTTTCTGCATGTCAACTACCGCAAGGTGACTCCGCTGACCACTCCGCTCGAGGTCGAGGGCAGCATCGATCGGGTCGAGGGCCGCAAGACTTTCGTAAGCGCAAGGCTGCGAGACGAATCCGAAACGA contains:
- a CDS encoding PaaI family thioesterase, giving the protein MSEQVEPVIDHGAVDEDRYDTHGGFPRVVEAEPGPRFGPFVEAMRTLQDLAVAVDCPDEVYGQALTRARELIDLLEPYRAPERVGPAGRAPRLPGRGSLLMPPWQTVAAGPEGVRMRGEFRRFHLGGNGAVHGGVLPLLFDDLFGSLVHYAGRPISRTAFLHVNYRKVTPLTTPLEVEGSIDRVEGRKTFVSARLRDESETILADCEGLMVQLLPWQP